From the Polynucleobacter sp. MWH-UH35A genome, one window contains:
- a CDS encoding TRAP transporter small permease subunit, with the protein MPKQFLVFANFVDRLNDRFGVLASWMVLIAVLVSTANALIRYGFNISSNGWLEAQWYLFAGMVMFGAATTFRMNEHVRVDVLYALYPNRVRLWLDFWGGIVFFLPMTIIIGYYSWEFFITSVIQNETSSNPGGLIRWPVRGIITLGFFLLTLQGISEIIKRYAAITGMIEIDPKYERPLQ; encoded by the coding sequence ATGCCAAAACAATTTTTAGTTTTTGCAAATTTCGTTGATCGCCTAAATGACCGTTTTGGTGTTTTAGCAAGCTGGATGGTTCTTATTGCCGTACTGGTCAGCACAGCAAATGCGCTGATCCGGTACGGCTTTAACATCAGTTCAAACGGTTGGTTAGAAGCACAATGGTATTTGTTTGCCGGCATGGTGATGTTTGGTGCCGCCACCACTTTTCGTATGAATGAGCATGTCCGGGTTGACGTTCTCTATGCTCTATATCCCAACAGAGTTCGCCTCTGGCTAGATTTCTGGGGTGGCATTGTTTTCTTTTTACCAATGACCATCATTATTGGTTACTACTCTTGGGAATTTTTTATTACCTCGGTAATTCAAAATGAAACCTCGAGTAATCCAGGCGGTCTGATTCGTTGGCCAGTGCGCGGCATTATTACCCTGGGCTTTTTCTTGCTGACACTCCAAGGTATTTCAGAAATCATCAAGCGCTATGCAGCCATCACCGGCATGATTGAAATCGATCCCAAATACGAAAGACCTCTCCAATGA